Genomic window (Enoplosus armatus isolate fEnoArm2 chromosome 22, fEnoArm2.hap1, whole genome shotgun sequence):
TTTATAgattttaaataacatttttttaactttcaaaccaaacaaagaaaCGCTGGCTGTACACTGATCATATTCTAATTTGTAATACTACATTTGTACTTTGTACAGTGataaaagaaacagatttataaaatgtgatagaaaatatacaatataatgtatTCATATGTATTCCAGTACCACGCAAAGCTGAGTCTAAGTGAGTCTTTGGGAGCCTGTTGCTATTGAAAGACTGTTTAAAGAGGAAGGAGTGATGACAGAGAAATAGACAATCACACTGTGTGCATCTTCCCTGATGTGCGCCATGATATTTTATCCAATCTGATGTCTTCATGCTGAGGATGtcatttagaaaaaataaaactagctggctgcacacacagcactgatCTCGGTGTAATGACACACAGGGTTTGCACAGGAAAGCACAATTTCCCATATGACAaatgtgaatacacacacacacacacacacacacacacacacacacacatattggaTAGAAAATCAACCAAAATAGCCCGCTGTGCCTCCAGGAGAGTATTGAAGTATGTCACTGCTGTGACTGTATACTGTACAGTTTTTGATGGATTATTTCAAAAGGCATTGAGATGATTCTTTTAGATTGTTCAGTCCAAACTTTCATTGCCTCTGCAATCAGGCAGTGGCTGTTAAGATGGAAATTATAGTAATGGGAGCTCAGAGCcgagaaacagaataaaaaaggaaaacagttaATTTCGGAAAGGCTGAATAACAAGCACTTTAATGTGCACCACGCTGCAGCACCGTCTACAACctccagcacagacacactcaaagATACGACAGGGATTTTAGGATAAAAGAGCAATTTGTTTATGTCACTCTGGATAAGGCACTTCAAATTGCTCTGTACAATCTGGCGATATATATTTTACGATAAAATCCTCACAGCACGTACAAGCTGCTGCGTTTCCACTTCTGCATGGCTGCACAAGTTTGCTGAGATTATTCTCAGCAAAAACGGCCCCCGAAGAGTGAAGCCAGAGAAACCTTAAATTTGAAGTTGTCTCTGATAAACGTTACGTGTCACATGTACTCCGTAAAAGGAGTTTAGCCCTTTGACATAAGCCGTATGAAGAGGAGCCCAGCTAGCTCTGACGGCACATTATGATCTGTTGATTACAATAGAGACAATGTTTATTCTAGTCACATCAGACGGATGAACATCAGAATGTGTGTCCTGTACGTGAGCATATATGCACTAGAATGGTAAAAATATGAAGTTTATGATCATAATAACCACAAAGCGAGAAGCGGTGGATTCTGTTTGCACAACATGAGAACGAGACGCAATAAAAAGCGCAGGCGGGATGGCGAACAGCGCCGTATTACACTGTGTTTACATCAGGCGGCAGGTTTCGTCTGGGACACTCAAATTCCTGCAGCAAAACCCTTGGCTGACCTGCCCAGAACGGCTGCGACTTCTCCAAACATGGTCCACATGCAGCCTGATCCTCTAGCTTTGGATTTTGTCAGTGACAACCCCACCTCCTGCAtcctcccccctttctccccctctctctctctctctttctctctctcaaaagCCCCCCAGTAACCATGACTACAAAGGCAAGCTTATCTGTTTCATACGTACAAAGTGTACACCTTGGGGGCTATCAGCCGCCTTCCTCCCTCACATGCATGACAGCCGCTCTCTTTCACTGTCACCTAACAACGCTTCCTCGTTCTATCATAAGCCCACGTTCTCTCACATCACCCACTTCCCCCCCGTCTCACTTTCCAGCACAAAAGACAACGCCTGATACAAGAACGTTGTTTTGTTCTCGTCTGTTCAACAACTTGGCAACAGGAGCAGGGGGGAGTGAGACGCTTTATGAGAACTTTGTTCCCGATGTTTAAAGTGCACGGCTTGGAGATAACCACAGTaagcacttttgttttttcgATGCATCTCGCCCTTTTCCCGCTCCAGGAGGTGATAAACTGCCATCACCTTCCATCAAACACCCAAGCAGCTGCTCAAACTGGGACCCCTGGACCTCCGCTTGAGCTGTGAGCCACTTACTCTCCTGCTGGTATCACTCAAACGACAGCTTAGCAAAGATTAATCAGATATTCTGGAAGGCTCTTTACCCACTACTGAGATGTGTGGCAGATGTCAGACAGACATGGCTCGACTTATCACCGTGACAGATAGTTGGATGTTGAACTTGGATGGATGCCTCAGTTCCTGCTGAAACTGCTCGCATAGATACACACGGACCCTCCATGTatgagcagcagtggtggaaattacatttacacatttttgtactttttctgctactttatacttctacgctgccacatttcagaggggaataatgtactttttactcaacttGAAACTTCAGGAGCTGGAACCAATGACTTTCTGGCATGTTGGCTTTAAACTACTTTTTGAATAGTTGTTCATTCAATACTACCTAAAAAATACTATTTTAAATCAagttcttttttaaattgtgtagTCTtcaagtaaaattttgaatgcaggacttttacttggaATATAGTATTCTTATAGTGTGATATTGCAACTGTAATTTGAGAAAAGAATCTGAAAGGACTTTACAGTGTAATACAGCAGGAAGGAAGGTTGGAATGAgtgcaggagaaagagaagaagagaattAATGATGGAGCAAGCTAATGAATGTACATGtgatatttacattacattcatgaCCTCATATATGAGGTAGAGACTATAACAGGATCAGGACTGAGTGGAGCACTAAGTGGGGCATGAGCGCGTAGCATGCAAGCACAAGCTGAGCGTGTAATGGGCAATCTTTAATCTCAAATGTAGGTGTTCCACATCGTCCCATAATCTGATCAGCCTCATGGTGAGTTTTCATTATAGGATCTGTCCCAGATCTCTCTTTAAGGAGACAGCCTTGAGGAGCTATTCGGTGCAGGCATAATTCTGTGCAAAGCCCCCCTACCAGCCACTGTGGCAGCCTCCTGATGGCAAATGCTCATGCATATTCATCACTACAACTGGTGAGCATACCTTAATGTAACTGAGAATTATCTAATAGGTTGAAATGATGGATGACATGCATGATCACACAGAACATGTCTCACAGTAAATTGatattttctcacttctttTCTAATTAAAATAAGCCACAAGttcattatcaaaataaaaaagaagatgGATTACAAAACATGTAAGACGCGGAAATAGCCCTTATTTAAATCACAAGGTTGTGACCTGTGATCAGAAGTAAACTCCACTCTTGGAGCAAACACACGTcagcatgtatacacacacacacacacacacacacacgcaggtctTCACAATTATCATCAGTACAGTGCGGTACAGTACACACTGCGACATCAATCTACTAATCAGCAAGATCTAGTGAcgtctcccacacacacacacacacacacacacacacacacacaccaaaagaaacaacaacaacaacaaaacacacacaccacacattgCCTTCCCACAGACAGCTCTGAGCTCCGGCCACCTGTTTCTCTCACAGAGTAGGAAGGTTcatagcaaacaaaaacatcttaataACCACCATAAAATCTACATCAGACTTCCTGTCAGCAGTTGTAAAAGCTGACGTGATGTGGTAGAAACGGCTGGCAAATCAAAGAGTGCGACTGAACAATCCCATGCCACATTGTTTTTTCTACTTATTCCTTGTTGTTCTGACAGCTATTCTCTATAATGATGATACATGATTGTACATGAGGTTGTATTcagtgagttttattttgttgtggtTTCATGGGGGTTATGtgagggactatttcttggcccaGTGCGTTGATTCCCTCACAGTGACGACAAGACTTTTTGCTCCCTGACCCACACCAAAAACCTTGTGAAACCACAGCACGTTGATTTTGCACTTCACTGTTTGTGCGcgtaaaacaaacaagacataaacgTGTTCATTGGTGAGCTTTACAGGTTCTGATAAACAgatattttttaacctttggacagagccaggctagctgtttccccctgctcccgctctttgtgctaagctaagctaactgtatCCTGTCTTCATATCTACAGACAGTGATATCACAGTGGGGGCTCATTCTCCAGTAGGATCATTGATTCATCTGATTGGTCCAAATTAGTAGGAGTGTGTCTCCATCCACTGGATAAATACGGAGGGGCTGGAGACAGATATCTTAATACCTGGCCAAATGAAAGCAACATAACCAGCTGTTATTTTTCAGCTGAACCGACCTTATAAGTTTGAGATTATTTCTAGTCACCTGCTGGGCCCACCAGCGAACAAAGTTGACAACAGcgttaatatatttatatatctattatGTATTAATGGCAACTCATTCCCACAGGGGCTCATTTGTAGATGGGATAGCTTCCAGCCCTGATGTGACCATGTCAGAGGCAATCTACACATGCTGCCCCACTTTATTCTACATGTTGCTGGTTGGAAGTTCCACGATGAGGATCACAGACGGTTAGAAAGAAGGCAAGCAGAGGGGCACACGTGGGTGTACATGCATACTCTGAGCcagcacacacccacatgtgCACTCACATAAATACTGAGTATACACTGATATGTACAGTTATCTACAGGTATCTTCACTGAACTTCAAACATCTGAGGTTTGTAAATTCAGTCAGCCCTATTTTCCCATTTTGaagttttcttgtgttttcgtACAGCGCAGATCTTCCTCCGctctttatcttttttcatttttcatcagctCAGTGTCACTCCCAAGTGCTCCCTGCTTTACACAgcctcatttttattttagcttaCAACTCCGAATAAAGCTGGATTTTTCACAACCGTCCTTATCTATGCTGCTTCTGCATGACACACCTCAAAGCAACTGGCATCAGTTGAATTTGTGTAAAGTGCTACAACCGGTTATTGAGAGAGAAattggagaagaaaaaaaaaaccaaatgataaaatgaaggaaagtaatttaaaatgtactcTTGCAGTCTTTATCATGCTCGCAAACCTTtttcatggacacacacacacatatacatggatggcacacacacacaggcaactcATACTTCAACTCTTTCTCCTAAGTGGCCCATATTTATCTGGCTGACCTAATATTTTTATACTGGCAGAGGAGAAGATGtttgaatgtctttttaaatgtggcATTGCACAGGGCGTAGCAGGCCGGGTTGATGGTGCTGTTGATGTAGCACAGCCAGTAGCCGATAGTCCACACTGTGTTGGGGATGCAGCTGGAGCAGAAGGTGTTGATAAGCACCATCACATTATAAGGAGTCCAGGTGGCTACAAAAGCTACCAGGATGGCCATTATGGTGCGGGTCACTTTTTTCTCCCGTGATGGCGgcgctttcttcttcttgttggGAGGCTGCTTCGTCATCTTCACAATCTTCCGCGCCACGTGATTCTGCCGCTCTGTGGCCGGGACGATCTCCACGGTGGCGTTGGATGGTGTGTAGCAGTCACCCTTGGGTGATTTTGTCTTGATCTTGATGCAGGTCAGCTTGGAGCCCCCTGCCTTGGCTCGCTGACGTGGGAGCGGCTGGCTTGTCTCTGCGCTGGAGTTAGCCGCAGAGGGCGCCGCCTCCTCATCCCTCTGATTGGACGCGGCCACACTGCCTGATGTTGAATCGTTGGagctctccttctcctctccaggAGCGCAGTTCTCCCTTGCCATGTCGTCACCTTCGGTTTCTCCCTCAGCAGTGGTCGAGGACGGTCCTTTGCCATTTTGCAGTTTTCCATCATGCTGGTTAGCTCCATTGTCAGCATTCTGGCTCTGGGAACACCCTGTGTCTTCCCCTGGTACGTTGTTATTATTGGGTTTTGGTGTGTTGTTCCTCCTATGGCCGGGCGACAGGGGCTCTGGATTGGCTGCTGATGGCTTGCGGTTGTCCTTCTTCACGCGGCTCTTGCTCGCTCTGGAGATCTGCCAGTAGAGCTGAATCATGATGATGACAGGCAGGTAAAAGGCGGCGATGGCGGTGCCAAAAGTGACTGCGGCATTAGAGAAGAACTGGATGTAGCACTCCTTCTCAGGCACTGTCCGCCCACCAACAATAAACTGCCAGAAGAGAATGGCTGGTGCCCAGAGAATGAAAGACAGGACCCAGGCTGCAGCGATCATCATTCCTGCCATCT
Coding sequences:
- the chrm2a gene encoding muscarinic acetylcholine receptor M2a, whose protein sequence is MDVFNFTYWNASEGNGTEVVEESESAYKTVEVVFIVLVAGSLSLVTVIGNILVMLSIKVNRNLQTVNNYFLFSLACADLIIGLCSMNLYTVYIVIGYWPLGPVVCDLWLALDYVVSNASVMNLLIISFDRYFCVTKPLSYPVKRTTKMAGMMIAAAWVLSFILWAPAILFWQFIVGGRTVPEKECYIQFFSNAAVTFGTAIAAFYLPVIIMIQLYWQISRASKSRVKKDNRKPSAANPEPLSPGHRRNNTPKPNNNNVPGEDTGCSQSQNADNGANQHDGKLQNGKGPSSTTAEGETEGDDMARENCAPGEEKESSNDSTSGSVAASNQRDEEAAPSAANSSAETSQPLPRQRAKAGGSKLTCIKIKTKSPKGDCYTPSNATVEIVPATERQNHVARKIVKMTKQPPNKKKKAPPSREKKVTRTIMAILVAFVATWTPYNVMVLINTFCSSCIPNTVWTIGYWLCYINSTINPACYALCNATFKKTFKHLLLCQYKNIRSAR